The Balaenoptera acutorostrata chromosome 15, mBalAcu1.1, whole genome shotgun sequence genome contains a region encoding:
- the TPX2 gene encoding targeting protein for Xklp2 isoform X1, with amino-acid sequence MSQVTTSYSYDAPTDFINFTSLNDEEDTQNIDSWFEEKANLESKFPGKNGTGGLFQGKTPLRAANLQQDVTPLRPVDNTYNKEAEKENLVEESIPTNACSSLKVKGTTSRNILAQPQRRSLRLSGQKNLEQKEKHHVQMKAKRCATPVIVSEIPPSKKMKVSHNKKKPEEEEEGSVHQDTSEKNESSPEKAKGRHTVPCIPPVRQKILKSTEEQELEKRMKMQQEVVEMRKKNEEFKKFALAGAGLPVKKSVSQVTKSVDFHFLTDERIKQHPKNQEEYKEVNFTSELRKHPPSPARVTKGCTIVMPFNLSQGKKRTFGETASTYVPLAQQVEAFHKRTPNRYHLRSKKDDIILLPSKSVAKICRDPQTPVLQTKQRARPVTCKSAAEQEAEELEKLQQYKFKAQELDPRILEGGPILPKKPPVKPSTQPIGFDLEIEKRIQERESKKKLEDEHFEFHSRPCPTKILEDVVGVPEKKVLPITVPKSPAFALKNRIRMPTKEDEEEEEPVAIRAQPVPYFGMPFKPQIPVGRTVEICPFSFDSRDKERQLQKEKKIKELQKGEVPKFKALPLPHFDTINLPEKKVKNTTQVEPFCFETDRRGALKAQTWKHQLEEELKQQKEAACFKARPNTVISQEPFVPKREKKSLTEGLSGSVVQETFQLATEKRAKERQELEKRMAEVEAQKAQQLEEARQQEEEQQKEELARLRKELVHKANPVRRYQGVEVKSSDQPLTVPVSPKFSTRFHC; translated from the exons TTGACAACACTTATAAcaaagaggcagaaaaagaaaacctggtGGAAGAGTCCATTCCAACAAATGCTTGTTCTTCTCTGAAAGTCAAAGGAACCACATCAAGAAATATTCTAGCTCAGCCTCAGAG AAGATCTCTTAGGCTCTCTGGTCAGAAGAAtttggaacagaaagaaaaacatcatgTACAAATGAAAGCCAAGAGATGTGCTACTCCTGTAATCGTCAGTGAAATTCCACCctccaaaaaaatgaaagt TTCTCACAAtaaaaagaagccagaggaagaggaagaaggcagtgttCATCAAGATACTTCTGAAAAGAATGAGTCTTCCCCAGAGAAAGCCAAGGGCAGACATACTGTGCCTTGTATCCCACCTGTAAG GCAGAAGATTCTAAAAAGTACTGAGGAGCAGGAGTtggagaagagaatgaaaatgcAGCAAGAGGTGGTAGAGATgcggaaaaagaatgaagaattcaAGAAATTTGCTCTTGCAGGAGCAG GGCTCCCTGTGAAGAAATCAGTGAGCCAGGTAACCAAATCAGTTGACTTCCACTTCCTCACAGATGAGCGAATCAAACAACATCCTAAGAACCAGGAGGAGTATAAGGAAGTAAACTTTACATCTGAACTGCGAAAGCATCCTCCATCTCCT GCCCGAGTGACTAAGGGATGCACCATTGTTATGCCTTTCAACCTGTCccagggaaagaaaagaacatttgGTGAGACGGCTTCTACGTATGTGCCCCTTGCACAGCAGGTTGAAGCCTTCCATAAACGAACCCCTAACAGATATCACTTGAGGAGCAAGAAGGATGATATTA TTCTGTTACCCTCCAAATCTGTGGCCAAGATATGCAGAGACCCACAGACTCCTGTGCTGCAAACCAAACAGCGTGCAAGACCTGTGACCTGCAAAAGTGCAGCGGAACAGGAGGCTGAGGAGCTCGAGAAACTGCAGCA ATACAAATTCAAAGCACAGGAACTTGATCCCAGAATTCTTGAAGGTGGGCCCATCTTGCCTAAGAAaccgcctgtgaagccatccactCAGCCTATTGGCTTTGATTTGGAAATTGAGAAGAGGATCCAGGAGcgagagtcaaagaagaaattggaGGATGAACACTTTGAATTTCATTCTAGGCCCTGCCCTACTAAGATCTTGGAAGATGTTGTG GGTGTTCCTGAAAAGAAAGTACTTCCAATCACTGTCCCCAAGTCACCGGCCTTTGCTCTGAAGAACAGAATCAGAATGCCCACCAAAGAAGATGAG gaagaGGAGGAGCCAGTAGCGATAAGAGCTCAACCTGTGCCATATTTTGGAATGCCTTTTAAGCCCCAAATCCCAGTGGGGAGAACTGTGGAAATATGCCCTTTCTCTTTTGATTCTCGAGACAAAGAACGTCAGttacagaaggagaagaaaataaaagaactgcAGAAAGGGGAG gTGCCCAAATTCAAGGCGCTTCCTTTGCCTCATTTTGACACCATTAACCTGCCAGAGAAGAAGGTGAAGAATACAACCCAGGTTGAGCCTTTCTGCTTTGAGACCGACAGAAGAGGTGCTCTGAAGGCACAGACTTGGAAGCaccag CTGGAGGAAGAGCTAAAACAGCAGAAAGAAGCAGCTTGCTTCAAGGCTCGTCCAAACACCGTCATCTCCCAGGAGCCCTTTGTtcctaagagagagaaaaaatccCTTACTG AGGGCCTTTCTGGTTCTGTAGTTCAAGAAACTTTTCAGCTGGCCACTGAGAAGAGAGCCAAGGAGCGGCAGGAGCTGGAGAAGAGAATGGCTGAGGTGGAAGCCCAGAAAGCCCAGCAGTTGGAGGAAGCCAGGCAACAGGAGGAAGAGCAACAGAAGGAGGAGCTGGCCAGACTACGGAAAGAACTG GTACACAAGGCAAATCCAGTACGAAGGTACCAGGGTGTGGAAGTCAAGTCAAGTGACCAGCCCTTGACCGTGCCTGTATCGCCTAAATTCTCCACTCGATTCCACTGCTAA